One Pseudomonas fluorescens genomic region harbors:
- a CDS encoding MDR family MFS transporter, with protein MTNLNQPETPKPAIRSVLVALMMAIFLGALDQTIVAVSMPAISAQFKDVSLLAWVISGYMVAMTVAVPIYGKLGDLYGRRKLMLFGMGLFTLASLFCGMAQSMEQLVLARILQGIGAGGMISVSQAIIGDIVPPRERGRYQGYFSSMYAVASVAGPVLGGYMTEYLSWRWVFLINLPLGLGAYWVAHRNLRGLPIPQRKPIIDYFGTVLMIIGLTALLLGITEVGQGHSWRSGEVLGLFAGAVIALALFVWHERRAQEPLLPMHLFTNRNALLCWCTIFFTSFQAISLIVLMPLRFQSVTGAGADSAALHLLPLAMGLPIGAYFAGRRTSITGRYKPQILSGAILMPISILGMAFSPPQATLLSGLFMLLSGIAGGMQFPTSLVGTQNSVEQRDIGVATSTTNLFRSLGGAVGVALMSALLLALLHDSSFAHLASSSLISEGHSGNVLLDGLNAAPGDAQNALRAELLVTFRHLLWVSAAVSLLGLAAAIAMPNNLLRGREHSAK; from the coding sequence GTGACTAATCTCAATCAGCCTGAAACGCCCAAACCGGCCATTCGCAGCGTGCTGGTCGCGCTGATGATGGCGATATTTCTCGGCGCACTGGATCAAACCATTGTTGCCGTGTCGATGCCGGCCATCTCCGCGCAATTCAAGGACGTCAGTCTGCTGGCCTGGGTGATTTCCGGGTACATGGTGGCAATGACCGTGGCGGTGCCGATCTACGGCAAGCTTGGCGACCTGTACGGGCGACGCAAACTGATGCTGTTCGGCATGGGTCTGTTTACCCTCGCCTCGCTGTTCTGCGGCATGGCGCAAAGCATGGAACAACTGGTGCTGGCGCGCATTCTTCAGGGTATCGGCGCTGGCGGCATGATTTCCGTGAGTCAGGCGATCATCGGCGACATCGTGCCGCCGCGTGAACGCGGGCGTTATCAGGGTTATTTCAGCAGCATGTACGCAGTGGCCAGCGTCGCCGGCCCGGTGCTCGGCGGCTATATGACCGAATATCTGTCGTGGCGCTGGGTATTTCTGATCAACCTGCCGCTAGGCCTCGGCGCGTACTGGGTGGCGCACCGCAACTTGCGCGGGCTGCCGATTCCGCAACGCAAGCCGATCATCGATTACTTCGGCACCGTGTTGATGATCATCGGTTTGACGGCGTTGCTGCTCGGCATCACTGAAGTGGGACAGGGCCATTCATGGCGCAGCGGCGAAGTCCTCGGTTTGTTCGCAGGTGCCGTGATCGCGCTGGCGCTGTTTGTCTGGCATGAACGCCGCGCGCAAGAGCCGCTGCTGCCGATGCACCTGTTCACCAACCGCAATGCATTGCTGTGCTGGTGCACGATTTTCTTCACCAGTTTCCAGGCGATTTCCCTGATCGTGCTGATGCCGCTGCGCTTTCAAAGCGTCACTGGCGCTGGCGCGGACAGCGCGGCGCTGCACTTGCTGCCACTGGCGATGGGCTTGCCGATCGGCGCTTATTTCGCCGGCCGCCGCACCTCGATCACGGGGCGCTACAAACCGCAGATTCTCAGCGGCGCGATCCTGATGCCGATCTCGATCCTCGGCATGGCGTTCAGCCCGCCGCAAGCGACGCTGCTCAGCGGTTTGTTCATGTTGCTCAGCGGCATCGCCGGCGGCATGCAATTCCCGACCTCGCTGGTCGGCACGCAGAACTCGGTGGAGCAACGCGACATCGGTGTCGCTACCAGCACCACCAATCTGTTCCGCTCGCTCGGCGGCGCGGTGGGCGTGGCATTGATGTCGGCGCTGCTGCTGGCGTTGTTGCACGACTCCAGTTTCGCCCATCTGGCGAGCAGTTCGTTGATCAGCGAAGGGCATTCGGGCAACGTGCTGCTCGACGGCCTGAACGCGGCACCGGGCGACGCGCAGAACGCCTTGCGTGCAGAATTGCTGGTGACGTTCCGGCACTTGCTCTGGGTCAGCGCGGCGGTGTCGTTACTCGGGCTGGCGGCGGCGATAGCAATGCCGAACAACCTGCTGCGCGGGCGGGAACACAGCGCGAAGTAA
- a CDS encoding cache domain-containing protein, with protein sequence MGFLHKVVGLGLLLLAGFGQASAATAAKDDSQAAIALLEKALAYYHDNGDKAFAAFSRQGEFVDKDRYVFVLDTHGVMLASGGPSSALIGRDVSEVLGPDLQKAFKDALKVPEGNGVQQAEYRWQNWADGKVERKHVFYQRVGQRILAVGYYLPRASAEQAKALLDKAATDLTKDEKGTLTAINSLKGGYLQDDLYVFVVDLNNQRYVAHGTNLRLINTDFGKVKDPEGKPVGEPILALIDKQAEGEYEYRWKNPVTGKLEDKHAYVKKVGHFLVAVGYYSP encoded by the coding sequence ATGGGGTTTTTGCATAAAGTGGTCGGGCTCGGCCTGCTGCTATTGGCCGGTTTCGGCCAGGCCAGCGCCGCCACGGCCGCCAAGGATGACAGCCAGGCCGCCATTGCCTTGCTGGAAAAAGCGTTGGCCTACTACCACGACAATGGCGACAAGGCGTTCGCCGCGTTCAGCCGTCAGGGTGAGTTTGTCGACAAGGATCGCTACGTATTCGTTCTCGACACCCATGGCGTGATGCTCGCCAGTGGCGGGCCATCATCGGCGTTGATCGGCCGCGATGTCAGCGAGGTGCTCGGGCCGGATCTGCAGAAAGCTTTCAAGGATGCGCTGAAAGTGCCGGAAGGCAACGGCGTCCAGCAAGCCGAATACCGCTGGCAGAACTGGGCCGACGGCAAGGTCGAGCGCAAGCATGTGTTTTATCAGCGGGTCGGCCAGCGGATTCTCGCGGTGGGTTATTACCTGCCCCGGGCCTCGGCTGAACAGGCCAAGGCGCTGCTCGACAAAGCCGCGACGGATCTGACCAAGGACGAGAAAGGCACGCTGACCGCGATCAACTCGCTCAAGGGCGGTTACTTGCAGGACGATTTGTATGTGTTCGTCGTCGATCTGAACAACCAGCGCTACGTTGCCCATGGCACCAACCTGCGCTTGATCAACACCGACTTCGGCAAGGTCAAGGACCCGGAAGGCAAACCGGTGGGCGAGCCGATTCTGGCGCTGATCGATAAGCAGGCTGAAGGCGAATACGAATATCGCTGGAAAAACCCCGTGACCGGCAAGCTCGAAGACAAGCATGCCTACGTGAAGAAGGTCGGGCATTTCCTCGTGGCGGTGGGTTATTACAGCCCCTGA
- a CDS encoding ATPase: MPIRNDAHDDFDDVPSLRADTFDDDDIPTTKRTSVHSRTAPVVKVKSASTGPLWALVGALFFAFIGLAWWSFQQISLMEQQLVATQESFARISEEAAGRLQDISGKVVASQSNVSSDSEALKLQLKQLEGKLLDQSKQQQGVAGQASDLDKRLAQMTAQTTEQQNANTQLQAQVKALTAELATVKSTPADTSKVDAQLKSFDAQVKSLGADIAALKKQGNPSAAIDRLEQDIVVLKSQQDNRPATPQGGGNTAEFDAFRAQMTRNLNTLQAQIQNLQQQINARP; encoded by the coding sequence ATGCCCATCCGTAACGATGCCCACGACGATTTCGACGATGTCCCGAGCCTGCGCGCCGACACCTTCGACGACGATGACATTCCGACCACCAAGCGCACTTCGGTGCATTCGCGCACAGCCCCGGTAGTCAAGGTCAAATCAGCCAGCACCGGGCCGTTGTGGGCACTGGTGGGAGCGCTGTTCTTCGCCTTCATCGGTCTGGCGTGGTGGAGCTTCCAGCAGATTTCGCTGATGGAACAGCAATTGGTCGCGACGCAGGAAAGCTTCGCGCGGATCAGTGAAGAAGCGGCGGGGCGTCTGCAGGACATTTCCGGCAAGGTCGTCGCCAGCCAAAGCAATGTCTCCAGTGATAGCGAAGCATTGAAACTGCAGCTCAAGCAGTTGGAAGGCAAGCTCCTCGATCAAAGCAAGCAGCAGCAAGGCGTGGCCGGGCAGGCCAGCGATCTGGACAAGCGGCTGGCGCAAATGACCGCGCAGACCACTGAACAGCAGAACGCCAATACGCAGTTGCAGGCGCAAGTCAAAGCCCTGACCGCCGAGTTGGCGACGGTGAAAAGCACACCCGCCGATACCAGCAAGGTCGACGCTCAGTTGAAGTCGTTCGATGCCCAGGTCAAAAGCCTCGGCGCGGATATTGCCGCATTGAAGAAACAGGGCAATCCGAGTGCGGCAATCGATCGTCTGGAACAGGACATCGTCGTGCTCAAAAGCCAGCAGGACAACCGCCCCGCGACGCCGCAGGGTGGCGGCAACACCGCCGAGTTCGATGCATTCCGCGCGCAGATGACGCGCAACCTCAACACCCTGCAGGCCCAGATTCAGAATCTGCAGCAGCAGATCAATGCCCGCCCTTGA
- a CDS encoding NAD-dependent epimerase/dehydratase family protein codes for MKILVTGASGFIGGRFARFALEQGLDVRVNGRRAESVEHLVRRGAEFIPGDLTDPDLVRELCSDVEAVVNCAGAVGLWGRYQDFHQGNVEVTENVVEACLKQRVRRLVHLSSPSIYFDGRDHLNLTEEQVPKRFKHHYAATKYLAEQKVFGAQEFGLETIALRPRFVTGAGDMSIFPRLLNMQRKGRLAIIGNGLNKVDFTSVQNLNEAMLSSLLAAGSALGKAYNISNGAPVPLWDVVNYVMRKMEVPQVTKYRSYGLAYSVAALNEGVCKLWPGRPEPTLSRLGMQVMKKNFTLDIARARHYLDYDPKVSLWTALDEFCHWWKAQDIR; via the coding sequence ATGAAGATTCTCGTTACCGGCGCAAGTGGCTTCATCGGCGGACGCTTTGCGCGTTTCGCCCTTGAGCAGGGCCTGGACGTGCGGGTCAACGGCCGCCGGGCCGAGAGCGTCGAGCATCTGGTGCGTCGCGGCGCCGAGTTCATTCCGGGCGATCTGACCGACCCGGACCTGGTGCGTGAATTGTGTTCCGATGTCGAAGCGGTGGTGAATTGCGCTGGCGCCGTCGGTTTGTGGGGGCGTTATCAGGACTTTCACCAGGGTAACGTCGAGGTCACCGAAAACGTCGTCGAAGCCTGCCTGAAACAGCGGGTGCGGCGTCTGGTGCACCTGTCTTCGCCCTCGATCTATTTTGATGGCCGCGATCACCTCAATCTGACCGAAGAGCAAGTGCCAAAACGTTTCAAACATCACTACGCTGCAACCAAGTATCTGGCCGAGCAAAAGGTCTTCGGCGCCCAGGAGTTCGGTCTGGAAACCATCGCCCTGCGCCCGCGTTTCGTCACCGGCGCCGGCGACATGAGCATCTTCCCGCGGCTGCTGAACATGCAGCGCAAGGGGCGTCTGGCGATCATTGGCAACGGCCTCAACAAAGTCGATTTCACCAGCGTGCAGAACCTCAACGAAGCCATGCTCAGCAGTCTGCTCGCTGCCGGTTCGGCGTTGGGCAAGGCCTACAACATCAGCAACGGCGCGCCGGTGCCGTTGTGGGATGTGGTCAATTACGTGATGCGCAAAATGGAAGTGCCGCAGGTGACGAAATACCGATCCTACGGACTCGCCTACAGCGTCGCGGCGCTGAATGAAGGTGTCTGCAAACTCTGGCCGGGCCGACCCGAGCCGACGCTGTCACGCCTGGGCATGCAAGTGATGAAGAAAAATTTCACCCTCGACATCGCGCGCGCCCGGCATTATCTCGACTACGATCCGAAAGTCAGCCTGTGGACGGCACTCGACGAGTTCTGCCACTGGTGGAAAGCTCAGGACATTCGTTGA
- a CDS encoding LysR family transcriptional regulator ArgP: MFDYKLLSALAAVVEQAGFERAAQILGLSQSAISQRIKLLEARVGQPVLVRGTPPAPTEIGRRLLNHVQQVRLLERDLQTLVPALDEEGLAERLRIALNADSLATWWAGAVGDFCAEQHLLLDLVVEDQTVGLKRMRAGEVAACLCASERPVAGARSVLLGAMRYRALASPAFIERHFPDGVRAERLPRTPALVFGPDDFLQHRYLASLGVDGAFEHHLCPSSEGFIRLTEAGLGWGLVPELQGREQLQRGTLRELLPDKPIDVPLYWHHWRNGGQLLGLLTEQLVRASAQWLVPWKQP; the protein is encoded by the coding sequence ATGTTCGACTACAAGTTGCTTTCTGCTCTGGCCGCAGTCGTCGAGCAGGCAGGATTCGAGAGGGCCGCGCAGATACTCGGTCTGTCGCAGTCAGCCATCTCGCAGCGCATCAAGTTGCTTGAGGCGCGGGTCGGCCAACCGGTGCTGGTGCGCGGCACGCCGCCAGCGCCTACGGAAATTGGCCGGCGCTTGCTCAACCACGTGCAGCAGGTGCGCTTGCTGGAACGCGACCTGCAGACGCTGGTGCCGGCACTCGATGAAGAGGGGCTGGCGGAACGTCTGCGCATTGCGCTCAATGCCGACAGCCTTGCCACTTGGTGGGCCGGGGCGGTGGGGGATTTTTGCGCTGAGCAGCATTTATTGCTGGATCTGGTTGTGGAAGATCAAACAGTGGGGCTCAAACGCATGCGCGCCGGCGAAGTCGCCGCGTGCCTGTGTGCCAGTGAACGGCCGGTGGCCGGCGCGCGCAGCGTCTTGCTCGGCGCCATGCGCTATCGCGCGCTGGCCAGTCCGGCGTTCATCGAACGGCATTTTCCCGACGGCGTGCGTGCCGAACGATTGCCGCGCACGCCGGCGCTGGTGTTTGGCCCGGATGATTTTCTGCAGCATCGCTATCTCGCCTCGCTCGGTGTCGATGGCGCTTTCGAGCACCATTTATGCCCGTCTTCAGAAGGTTTTATTCGCCTGACCGAGGCCGGACTTGGCTGGGGGTTGGTGCCGGAACTGCAAGGACGCGAGCAATTGCAACGCGGCACGTTGCGCGAGTTGCTGCCAGATAAACCGATCGATGTGCCGTTGTACTGGCATCATTGGCGCAATGGCGGGCAGTTGCTGGGCCTGTTGACCGAGCAATTGGTGCGCGCCTCTGCGCAATGGCTGGTGCCCTGGAAACAGCCATAA
- a CDS encoding ACT domain-containing protein produces the protein MAGETSLSTLLRSMSPQLNAGDYVFCTLGDSRIPDGLEVIGSFREQEGLTLILERSQAEQAGFSFDYVAAWITLNVHSALQAVGLTAAFATALGQAGISCNVIAGYYHDHLFVGRADAERAMHVLRDLAANAE, from the coding sequence ATGGCCGGTGAAACCTCTCTCTCGACTTTATTGCGCAGCATGAGTCCACAACTCAACGCCGGCGATTACGTGTTCTGCACCCTGGGCGACAGTCGGATACCCGATGGCCTGGAAGTGATCGGCAGCTTCCGTGAACAGGAAGGCCTGACGCTGATTCTTGAACGTTCACAGGCCGAACAGGCCGGGTTCAGTTTCGATTACGTCGCCGCGTGGATCACTTTGAATGTGCATTCGGCATTGCAGGCGGTCGGCCTCACCGCCGCGTTCGCCACCGCGCTGGGTCAGGCCGGCATCAGTTGCAACGTGATCGCCGGCTACTACCACGACCATCTGTTTGTCGGCCGGGCCGACGCCGAACGCGCCATGCACGTGCTGCGCGACCTTGCAGCCAACGCGGAGTAA
- a CDS encoding LysE/ArgO family amino acid transporter, with protein sequence MWQSYVNGLLVALGLIMAIGTQNAFVLAQSLRREHHLPVAALCVVCDALLVAAGVFGLATVLAQNPTLLAIARWGGVTFLIWYGSQALRRACSKQSLDQGQNQTVRSLRAVMLSALAVTLLNPHVYLDTVLLIGSLGAQQLVPAAYVVGAASASLLWFFTLALGAAWLAPWLARPSTWRILDLVVALMMFTVAAQLIIAS encoded by the coding sequence ATGTGGCAAAGCTATGTGAACGGTCTGTTGGTGGCGCTGGGGTTGATCATGGCGATCGGCACGCAGAACGCGTTTGTTCTCGCGCAGAGCCTGCGCCGTGAGCACCATTTGCCGGTGGCGGCACTCTGCGTGGTCTGCGACGCGCTGCTGGTGGCCGCCGGGGTCTTCGGGCTGGCGACCGTGCTGGCGCAGAACCCGACGCTGCTGGCGATTGCCCGCTGGGGCGGCGTGACGTTCCTGATCTGGTACGGCAGCCAGGCGCTGCGCCGGGCCTGTTCGAAACAGAGTCTTGATCAAGGCCAGAATCAGACCGTCCGCTCGCTACGCGCAGTGATGCTCAGCGCGCTCGCGGTGACACTGCTCAATCCACACGTTTATCTGGATACCGTGCTGCTGATCGGCTCGCTCGGCGCGCAACAATTGGTGCCCGCCGCTTATGTGGTTGGCGCGGCGAGCGCTTCGCTGCTGTGGTTTTTCACTCTGGCACTGGGCGCCGCGTGGCTGGCACCGTGGCTGGCTCGGCCGAGTACCTGGCGGATTCTCGATCTGGTGGTCGCGCTGATGATGTTCACGGTGGCGGCACAGTTGATTATCGCCAGCTGA
- a CDS encoding superoxide dismutase: protein MAFELPPLPYAHDALQPHISKETLEYHHDKHHNTYVVNLNNLVPGTEFEGKTLEEIVKTSSGGIFNNAAQVWNHTFYWNCLAPNAGGQPTGALAEAINAAFGSFDKFKEEFSKTSIGTFGSGWGWLVKKADGSLALASTIGAGNPLTSGDTPLLTCDVWEHAYYIDYRNVRPKYVEAFWNLVNWKFVAEQFEGKTFTA from the coding sequence ATGGCTTTCGAATTGCCGCCGCTGCCTTACGCACACGATGCCCTGCAGCCGCACATTTCCAAGGAAACCCTGGAATACCACCACGACAAGCACCACAACACCTATGTCGTGAACCTGAACAACCTGGTGCCAGGCACCGAGTTCGAAGGCAAGACCCTGGAAGAAATCGTCAAGACTTCCTCGGGCGGTATCTTCAACAACGCCGCTCAGGTCTGGAACCACACTTTCTACTGGAACTGCCTGGCGCCAAACGCCGGTGGTCAACCAACCGGCGCGCTGGCTGAAGCCATCAATGCAGCGTTCGGTTCGTTCGACAAGTTCAAGGAAGAGTTCAGCAAAACTTCGATCGGCACCTTCGGTTCCGGCTGGGGCTGGCTGGTGAAAAAGGCTGACGGTTCCCTGGCTCTGGCCAGCACCATCGGCGCCGGCAACCCGCTGACCAGCGGCGACACCCCGCTGCTGACCTGCGACGTCTGGGAACACGCTTACTACATCGACTACCGCAACGTTCGTCCAAAGTATGTCGAAGCGTTCTGGAACCTGGTCAACTGGAAGTTCGTTGCCGAGCAGTTCGAAGGCAAAACCTTCACCGCTTAA
- a CDS encoding putative bifunctional diguanylate cyclase/phosphodiesterase, whose protein sequence is MKLELKNSLSVKLLRVVLLSALIVGVVLSCAQIVFDAYKTRQAVAGDAERILDMFRDPSTQAVYSLDREMGMQVIEGLFQDDAVRQASIGHPNEAMLAQKSRDLQHSNSRWLTDVILGKERTFTTQLVGRGPYSEYYGDLSITLDTATYGEGFIISSVIIFISGVLRALAMALVLYLVYHWLLTKPLSRIIEHLTEINPDRPSEHKIPQLKGHEKNELGIWINTANQLLESIERNTHLRHEAENSLLRMAQYDFLTGLPNRQQLQQQLDKILVDAGKLQRRVAVLVVGLDDFKGINEQFSYQTGDQLLLALADRLRAHSGRLGALARLGGDQFALVQADIEQPYEAAELAQSILDDLEAPFALGDQEIRLRATIGITLFPEDGDSTEKLLQKAEQTMTLAKTRSRNRYQFYIASVDSEMRRRRELEKDLRDALIRDQFYLVYQPQISYRDQRVVGVEALIRWQHPEHGLVPPDLFIPLAEQNGTIIAIGEWVLDQACKQLRDWHDQGFADLRMAVNLSTVQLHHAELPRVVNNLLQMYRLPPRSLELEVTETGLMEDISTAAQHLLSLRRSGALIAIDDFGTGYSSLSYLKSLPLDKIKIDKSFVQDLLDDDDDATIVRAIIQLGKSLGMQVIAEGVETAEQESYIISEGCHEGQGYYYSKPLPARELGNYLKQAQRSNAAIL, encoded by the coding sequence TTGAAGCTGGAACTCAAGAACAGCTTGTCGGTGAAGTTGCTCCGGGTCGTGCTCCTGTCGGCATTGATCGTCGGCGTAGTCTTGAGCTGCGCGCAGATTGTCTTCGACGCTTACAAAACCCGTCAGGCAGTGGCGGGTGACGCCGAGCGCATTCTCGATATGTTCCGTGACCCCTCGACGCAGGCCGTGTACAGCCTCGACCGCGAGATGGGCATGCAGGTGATCGAAGGCCTGTTTCAGGATGACGCCGTGCGGCAGGCCTCCATCGGCCACCCCAACGAAGCCATGCTCGCGCAGAAATCGCGCGATCTGCAGCATTCCAACAGCCGCTGGCTGACTGACGTGATTCTCGGCAAGGAGCGCACCTTCACCACGCAACTGGTGGGACGTGGCCCTTACAGCGAGTATTACGGCGATCTGAGTATCACCCTCGACACCGCCACCTACGGCGAAGGGTTTATCATCAGTTCGGTGATCATCTTCATTTCCGGCGTGTTGCGCGCGCTGGCCATGGCGCTTGTGCTGTATCTGGTTTATCACTGGCTGCTGACCAAACCGTTGTCGCGGATCATCGAGCATCTCACCGAGATCAACCCGGATCGGCCCAGCGAACACAAGATTCCTCAGCTCAAGGGCCACGAAAAAAACGAACTGGGCATCTGGATCAACACCGCCAACCAATTGCTCGAATCCATCGAGCGCAATACCCACTTACGCCACGAAGCGGAAAACAGCCTGCTGCGCATGGCCCAGTACGATTTCCTCACCGGCCTGCCAAACCGTCAGCAATTGCAGCAGCAACTGGACAAGATCCTCGTCGACGCCGGCAAGCTGCAACGCCGGGTCGCCGTGCTGGTCGTGGGACTGGATGATTTCAAAGGCATCAACGAGCAATTCAGCTACCAGACCGGTGACCAGTTGTTACTGGCGCTGGCGGATCGCCTGCGCGCCCACAGCGGTCGCCTGGGCGCCCTCGCCCGTTTGGGTGGCGATCAGTTCGCACTGGTTCAGGCCGACATCGAACAGCCTTACGAGGCGGCGGAACTGGCGCAAAGCATTCTTGACGATCTGGAGGCGCCATTCGCGCTCGGCGATCAGGAGATCCGTCTGCGCGCGACCATCGGCATCACTTTGTTCCCGGAGGATGGCGACAGCACCGAGAAGCTGTTGCAGAAGGCCGAGCAGACCATGACGCTGGCCAAGACCCGTTCGCGCAACCGTTACCAGTTTTACATTGCCAGCGTCGACAGCGAGATGCGCCGCCGGCGCGAGCTGGAAAAAGACCTGCGCGATGCGCTGATCCGCGACCAGTTCTATCTGGTCTATCAGCCGCAGATCAGTTATCGCGATCAGCGCGTTGTCGGGGTCGAAGCGCTGATTCGCTGGCAGCATCCGGAACACGGTCTGGTGCCGCCAGACCTGTTCATCCCGCTGGCGGAACAGAACGGCACGATCATCGCCATCGGCGAATGGGTGCTGGATCAGGCCTGCAAGCAATTACGCGACTGGCACGATCAGGGCTTCGCCGATCTGCGCATGGCGGTGAACCTGTCAACCGTGCAGTTGCATCACGCCGAGCTGCCGCGGGTGGTCAACAATCTGTTGCAGATGTATCGCCTGCCACCGCGCAGCCTCGAACTGGAGGTCACCGAAACCGGCCTCATGGAAGACATCAGCACCGCTGCCCAACATTTGCTGAGCCTGCGGCGCTCCGGCGCACTGATTGCCATCGACGACTTCGGCACCGGTTATTCATCGCTGAGCTATCTGAAAAGCCTGCCGCTGGACAAGATCAAGATCGACAAGAGTTTCGTGCAGGATCTGCTGGATGACGACGACGACGCGACCATCGTTCGCGCAATCATTCAGTTGGGCAAGAGCCTGGGCATGCAGGTGATTGCCGAGGGCGTGGAGACCGCCGAACAGGAAAGCTACATCATTTCCGAAGGCTGCCACGAAGGTCAGGGCTATTACTACAGCAAGCCGCTGCCGGCGCGCGAGCTGGGCAACTACCTCAAGCAGGCGCAGCGCAGCAACGCGGCCATTCTATAA
- a CDS encoding imelysin family protein, which translates to MIRMPLATASLLAIAISLAGCGEGKDKEKASEMTPASSSAAPAPAATPAPAAGKVDEAAAKAVVAHYADMVFAVYSDAESTAKTLQTAVDAFLAKPDADTLKAAKAAWVAARVPYLQSEVFRFGNTIIDDWEGQVNAWPLDEGLIDYVDKSYEHALGNPGATANIIANTEVQVGEDKVDVKEITPEKLASLNELGGSEANVATGYHAIEFLLWGQDLNGTGPGAGNRPASDYLEGAGATGGHNDRRRAYLKSVTQLLVSDLEEMVGNWKPNVADNYRATLEAEPGETGLRKMLFGMGSLSLGELAGERMKVSLEANSPEDEQDCFSDNTHYSHFYDAKGVRNVYLGEYTRVDGTKLNGASLSSLVAKADPAADTALKADLAATEAKIQVMVDHANKGEHYDQLIAAGNTAGNQVVRDAIAALVKQTGSIEAAAGKLGISDLNPDNADHEF; encoded by the coding sequence ATGATTCGTATGCCTCTGGCTACCGCCAGTCTGCTGGCCATCGCTATTTCCCTCGCCGGTTGCGGCGAAGGCAAAGACAAAGAAAAAGCCTCCGAAATGACGCCCGCCTCCAGCAGCGCTGCTCCAGCCCCTGCCGCTACGCCTGCGCCTGCTGCCGGTAAAGTCGACGAAGCCGCCGCCAAGGCCGTGGTCGCGCATTACGCCGACATGGTCTTCGCCGTTTACAGCGATGCCGAATCCACCGCGAAAACCCTGCAAACCGCCGTTGACGCTTTCCTCGCCAAGCCGGATGCCGACACCCTGAAAGCCGCCAAGGCTGCCTGGGTCGCCGCGCGCGTTCCGTATCTGCAGAGCGAAGTGTTCCGCTTCGGCAACACGATCATTGATGACTGGGAAGGTCAGGTTAACGCCTGGCCACTGGACGAAGGCCTGATCGACTACGTCGACAAATCCTACGAGCATGCACTGGGTAACCCGGGCGCCACCGCCAACATCATCGCCAACACCGAAGTACAGGTCGGCGAAGACAAGGTCGACGTGAAAGAGATCACCCCGGAAAAACTCGCCAGCCTCAATGAGCTGGGCGGTTCCGAGGCCAACGTTGCTACCGGCTACCACGCCATCGAATTCCTGCTCTGGGGTCAAGACCTCAATGGCACCGGTCCTGGCGCCGGCAACCGTCCTGCATCGGATTACCTGGAAGGCGCCGGCGCTACCGGTGGCCACAATGATCGTCGTCGCGCCTATCTGAAGTCCGTGACCCAACTGCTGGTCAGCGATCTGGAAGAAATGGTCGGCAACTGGAAGCCGAACGTGGCTGACAACTATCGCGCCACTCTGGAAGCCGAGCCCGGCGAAACCGGTCTGCGCAAAATGCTCTTCGGCATGGGCAGCCTGTCCCTGGGTGAACTGGCCGGCGAGCGCATGAAGGTTTCTCTGGAAGCCAACTCGCCAGAAGACGAGCAGGACTGCTTCAGCGACAACACTCACTACTCGCACTTCTACGATGCCAAAGGCGTGCGTAACGTCTACCTCGGCGAATATACCCGCGTGGACGGCACCAAGTTGAACGGCGCCAGCCTGTCGTCGCTGGTGGCGAAGGCCGATCCGGCCGCCGACACCGCGTTGAAAGCCGATCTGGCTGCCACCGAAGCGAAGATCCAGGTCATGGTCGATCACGCCAACAAGGGTGAGCACTACGACCAGTTGATCGCCGCCGGCAACACCGCGGGCAATCAAGTGGTACGCGACGCCATCGCCGCACTGGTCAAACAGACCGGTTCGATCGAAGCCGCCGCCGGCAAACTGGGCATCAGCGATCTGAACCCGGACAACGCCGATCACGAGTTCTGA